One window from the genome of Paenibacillus azoreducens encodes:
- a CDS encoding glycosyl hydrolase — MSRVKRGCITALAALLSVQLAMPAGNVHAVDNTERKGYISQVQTGAHWAQASIDRWLGLGVVQGYPDGSFHPNEKVTRAELAAIINRLFGYTDKAEVPFADIPQGAWYGETLSLAKAAGYYEGFPGNLSKATAYISRQDAVTLISKAFSLKNESAANPVSFTDAAEISGYAREAVAALAGAVSGYPDGSFGPERTMTRAELITVIDHLVAKFYRNPGAFSDGEISGNAIVKQSGVTLKNGTIAGNLYLAPGIGDGNAELQGLTVKGTAFVSGGGEHSIQIGDSTLSKLIVNRTGGKVRIVFSGKTKIVQASVGTTAVMELGNESVITGMVIGSGAEGTTLEGQGSVDVINVLADNVIINGMAVEKNKKFTLKNGKLQDEAQLDTTPPAMVREPGGSGSGGSGGVVTNPETPGTRAPYLVDSRATAETKSLFAFLNETRGKEVLFGHQHDTTVSFAGKDDQGKVVSDVKNSVGDYPAVFGWDTLSLDGLENPPGVAGDYEASRIALSAAMKEAYELGGIVTLSTHPYNFATGGSFNDTGNTPGATQSVVTRILPGGDKNADFREYLDRIAAFATQLKDDEGKPIPVLFRPFHEQNGSWFWWGAATTTKSEYVELYRYTVEYLRDVKQVRNFLYVFSPNGPFNGNENEYLATYPGDEFVDILGMDQYDNKDNAGSASFLSGLVKDLKMISKLADAKGKVATFSEYGYSAQGMKTTGNNDLNWFTNVLNAIKSDPDARRIAYMLTWANFGEGNNLFVPYKDVPGKGSHELLEDFIDYYNDPYTSFAGELKGKNVYNRTVATASGKPFMHIVTPTNIGTVSEAPFIIRAKVLNTMPSKVTYSIGQTGEEIEMKLDADGYYSAAWLPEAALNGKSAEITVRAHQTGKAALVQTISVFVKVRELPVKQITFDTADSLGLVQNNGAWPDTIKMNLTHGVLDGDGKLELQVSEGLSAGDSWQELKLQLTDKALSDVDLSRIGRLKLSALIPASLAGQGAAIQAIAMYPEDWDRKYGMDATKKTLTDLEQVTVDGKTYYKYDAVIELDDVQAAADATGLAVSLVGSYLSQGGSESIYVDDLGLFSAYTAPVLDTSLVDDFESYGGSDDAVTAKYPKAGGDDVSVGLSKDHKFSGDYGMKLQYAIDTAGYTGVGKSLGTVDWSDTNALHVWIGTGDTGAYAKDGRPLKLVIQINMNGTAYEAYPQLEASRTYDLTIPFSEFVVAPWSSGGPVSKESLKKVTGFNLYVNVMDQGQHSGVLYLDDIRAVKDAGIPEVPDNGGEQPGTPPGVLYKFESAADIAGWRLENSTTQAMNPEFDSSEGALSVEFPLTNTGKEAFELVASPSNLDLKSLDSIAARIKLSNGTAKARLFMKSGSGWAWSDSGSPLPVDANGFTTLAISLTEAAKSAGVDLKDIKAIGVKIEEIGNDGGSAKLLLKDVILNGTESELRFAFDQDVEGWGTEAGNVTVTQGVYSENGQSWTVLKNDLSWQTDGEYIAVSKVGDMDLSAFDGIEAKVKIVSDIPNVQAKLFIKLRNYAIWVDSGALNADGAGFATLRIDFSNMYPYIGDPNEPPFTPDDLKKGNEVGIQVVTPSGTVGNATVYIDEVKAYKN; from the coding sequence TTGAGCAGAGTTAAAAGAGGATGCATCACCGCCCTGGCGGCGCTCTTGTCCGTGCAGCTCGCCATGCCGGCAGGCAATGTCCATGCCGTGGACAATACCGAGCGGAAAGGGTATATCTCCCAGGTTCAAACCGGTGCGCATTGGGCGCAGGCGAGCATTGACAGATGGCTGGGCTTGGGGGTGGTTCAAGGGTATCCGGACGGATCCTTTCATCCGAACGAGAAAGTGACCCGGGCAGAGCTTGCGGCCATCATCAATCGTTTGTTCGGTTACACCGACAAAGCGGAGGTTCCTTTTGCCGATATCCCCCAAGGAGCCTGGTACGGCGAGACTTTGTCGCTTGCCAAAGCGGCGGGCTATTATGAAGGGTTTCCGGGGAATCTGTCCAAAGCGACCGCTTATATATCGCGGCAGGATGCTGTCACCCTGATTTCGAAAGCGTTCTCATTAAAAAATGAAAGCGCTGCAAATCCTGTTTCGTTTACGGATGCGGCCGAGATCAGCGGTTACGCGAGAGAAGCGGTAGCGGCGTTGGCCGGAGCGGTTTCCGGTTATCCGGACGGGAGCTTTGGTCCGGAACGGACCATGACGCGAGCCGAGCTCATCACGGTTATCGATCATCTGGTCGCCAAGTTTTACCGGAATCCGGGAGCGTTCTCGGACGGGGAGATTTCGGGGAATGCGATCGTTAAGCAAAGCGGCGTCACCCTGAAGAACGGTACGATTGCCGGAAATCTGTATCTTGCTCCGGGCATCGGGGACGGGAACGCGGAGCTTCAAGGACTCACGGTAAAAGGAACCGCATTTGTATCGGGAGGCGGGGAGCATTCGATACAAATCGGCGATTCTACCTTATCGAAACTGATCGTCAATCGAACCGGCGGCAAGGTTCGGATCGTGTTCTCGGGGAAAACGAAAATAGTTCAAGCTTCCGTAGGCACGACGGCCGTCATGGAATTGGGGAACGAGTCCGTCATTACCGGCATGGTGATTGGCAGCGGCGCGGAAGGTACGACACTGGAAGGCCAGGGCAGCGTGGACGTGATCAACGTTTTGGCCGATAACGTCATTATTAACGGTATGGCTGTAGAAAAGAACAAAAAATTCACCTTGAAAAACGGCAAGTTACAGGATGAAGCTCAATTGGACACTACACCTCCGGCTATGGTACGGGAACCGGGCGGATCGGGTTCGGGCGGTTCCGGAGGCGTAGTCACCAATCCGGAAACTCCGGGAACCCGTGCTCCTTATCTGGTGGATTCCCGGGCAACCGCCGAAACCAAATCGCTGTTTGCGTTCCTGAACGAAACGCGGGGCAAGGAAGTTTTGTTCGGGCACCAACACGACACGACGGTTTCCTTTGCCGGCAAGGACGATCAAGGCAAAGTCGTTTCCGATGTGAAAAATTCGGTCGGCGATTACCCGGCCGTGTTCGGTTGGGACACGCTCAGTCTGGACGGCCTGGAGAATCCGCCGGGAGTAGCGGGGGATTATGAAGCCAGCCGTATCGCATTGTCGGCGGCCATGAAGGAGGCGTACGAGCTTGGCGGTATCGTGACGCTGAGCACGCATCCTTACAATTTCGCCACAGGCGGCAGCTTCAACGACACCGGAAACACGCCGGGAGCGACGCAATCCGTCGTCACCCGCATCTTGCCCGGCGGCGACAAAAATGCCGATTTCCGGGAGTACCTGGACCGCATCGCGGCTTTCGCCACGCAATTGAAGGATGACGAAGGCAAACCGATCCCCGTTTTGTTCCGTCCGTTCCATGAGCAGAACGGCAGCTGGTTCTGGTGGGGTGCGGCCACGACGACGAAGAGCGAATATGTGGAACTGTACCGTTACACCGTGGAATACTTACGTGACGTGAAGCAGGTTCGCAACTTCTTGTATGTATTTTCGCCGAACGGACCGTTTAACGGAAACGAAAATGAGTACCTGGCGACTTACCCGGGCGACGAATTTGTGGACATTCTCGGGATGGACCAGTACGACAACAAGGACAATGCGGGAAGCGCCTCTTTCCTGAGCGGGCTGGTGAAAGATTTGAAGATGATCTCCAAGCTGGCTGACGCCAAAGGCAAAGTCGCGACCTTCTCTGAATACGGTTACAGCGCCCAAGGGATGAAAACAACCGGAAATAATGACCTGAACTGGTTTACCAACGTGTTGAATGCGATCAAAAGCGATCCAGACGCGCGCAGGATTGCGTACATGCTGACCTGGGCCAATTTCGGAGAAGGCAATAATTTATTCGTTCCTTACAAGGATGTTCCGGGCAAGGGAAGCCATGAGCTTCTGGAGGACTTTATTGATTATTACAATGATCCCTATACCTCATTTGCCGGCGAACTCAAAGGGAAAAACGTGTATAACCGCACTGTCGCAACGGCATCGGGCAAACCGTTCATGCACATCGTCACGCCGACGAACATCGGCACGGTTAGCGAAGCACCGTTCATCATCCGGGCGAAAGTGCTGAATACGATGCCTTCCAAGGTGACCTACAGCATCGGTCAAACAGGGGAAGAAATCGAAATGAAGCTGGATGCGGACGGTTATTATTCGGCGGCTTGGCTTCCCGAAGCGGCGCTGAACGGGAAATCGGCGGAGATTACGGTCCGTGCGCATCAAACGGGCAAAGCCGCGCTCGTTCAAACGATCTCCGTGTTTGTTAAGGTAAGGGAGCTGCCGGTCAAGCAGATTACTTTTGACACGGCGGACAGCCTCGGGCTGGTCCAAAATAACGGAGCATGGCCCGATACGATCAAAATGAATTTGACGCACGGTGTGCTGGACGGAGACGGGAAGCTTGAGCTTCAAGTTTCCGAAGGCCTTTCCGCCGGGGATTCCTGGCAGGAGCTGAAGCTTCAATTGACGGACAAAGCTTTATCGGACGTCGACCTTTCCCGGATCGGGCGTTTGAAACTGTCGGCGCTCATTCCGGCGTCGCTCGCCGGTCAAGGAGCGGCGATTCAAGCTATCGCCATGTATCCAGAGGATTGGGACCGTAAATACGGGATGGATGCCACCAAAAAAACGCTAACCGATTTGGAACAGGTGACCGTGGACGGCAAAACCTACTATAAATATGATGCCGTTATTGAACTGGACGATGTCCAGGCGGCTGCAGACGCAACGGGTCTGGCGGTTTCCCTGGTGGGAAGCTATCTTTCGCAGGGCGGCAGCGAATCGATCTATGTGGACGATCTCGGATTGTTCAGTGCCTATACGGCGCCGGTTCTAGATACCTCCCTTGTGGATGATTTCGAATCCTACGGGGGTTCGGACGATGCGGTAACCGCTAAGTATCCGAAGGCGGGAGGAGACGATGTGAGCGTTGGTTTGAGCAAGGATCATAAATTCTCCGGCGATTACGGTATGAAGCTCCAATACGCCATCGATACGGCGGGATACACGGGAGTAGGCAAAAGTCTCGGCACCGTGGACTGGTCGGATACGAACGCGCTTCATGTATGGATCGGAACCGGCGACACCGGCGCTTATGCGAAGGATGGCCGGCCGCTTAAGCTGGTGATCCAAATCAACATGAACGGGACCGCCTATGAGGCTTATCCGCAGTTGGAGGCTTCCCGAACCTATGATTTGACAATTCCGTTCAGCGAATTCGTCGTCGCGCCTTGGAGCTCAGGCGGACCCGTGTCCAAGGAAAGCCTGAAAAAAGTGACCGGCTTTAATCTTTACGTGAATGTTATGGATCAAGGACAACATAGTGGCGTCTTATACCTTGACGACATCCGGGCGGTGAAGGATGCCGGCATTCCGGAAGTTCCGGATAACGGTGGGGAGCAGCCTGGAACGCCTCCCGGTGTATTGTACAAATTCGAATCCGCGGCGGATATTGCCGGATGGCGATTAGAAAACAGTACGACCCAAGCGATGAATCCGGAATTTGATTCGAGCGAAGGGGCGCTCAGCGTCGAGTTTCCTTTGACGAATACGGGAAAAGAAGCTTTTGAACTCGTAGCTTCCCCATCCAATCTGGATTTGAAAAGCTTGGACAGCATCGCGGCACGGATCAAATTGAGCAACGGTACGGCGAAAGCCCGGCTATTCATGAAGAGCGGTTCGGGCTGGGCTTGGTCGGACAGCGGATCGCCTCTTCCCGTAGACGCCAACGGATTTACGACGCTGGCTATTTCCTTGACGGAGGCGGCTAAATCGGCAGGCGTCGATCTAAAGGATATCAAGGCGATCGGCGTTAAAATCGAAGAAATCGGGAATGACGGCGGATCCGCGAAGCTGCTTTTGAAGGACGTGATCTTGAACGGCACTGAATCCGAATTACGTTTCGCGTTTGATCAGGATGTGGAAGGCTGGGGAACGGAAGCCGGAAATGTGACCGTTACCCAAGGGGTGTATTCGGAAAACGGGCAGAGCTGGACTGTTTTGAAGAACGACCTGTCTTGGCAAACCGATGGCGAATATATTGCTGTTAGCAAAGTGGGGGACATGGATCTTAGTGCGTTTGACGGCATCGAGGCAAAAGTAAAGATCGTTTCCGACATTCCGAACGTTCAGGCAAAGCTATTTATCAAACTGCGTAACTACGCCATCTGGGTTGATTCAGGCGCGTTGAATGCGGACGGTGCGGGTTTCGCGACCTTGAGGATTGACTTTTCCAACATGTATCCTTATATCGGCGATCCCAATGAACCTCCATTCACGCCGGATGATCTGAAGAAAGGGAACGAGGTGGGCATTCAAGTCGTAACTCCATCCGGCACGGTGGGAAACGCAACCGTTTATATTGATGAAGTTAAGGCCTATAAAAACTGA